A single window of Nitrospira lenta DNA harbors:
- a CDS encoding Ig domain-containing protein, translating into MTITATALPHGTANLPYAETVGPSGGISPYSLSVTPALPANLSLNQTTGIITGTPVAQSSGTYTFTLQDASVPPQSVQKALALTINQAAAILSITTPSLPSGNVGRAYSQTVQVAGGAGALTWSILPGGVLPQNVNLNPSTGVISGTPTAPGTSTFTVRVTDTTGQADQQAYSILINPATPPNITTILLPGGTVGQAYNETLQATGGTGTLAWSRSAGSLPVNLTLSSSGVISGTPTNTGTATFTVRVTDALSQSDTQQFSISVTTALTITTTSIASCRVNRNCNRSLAESGGTTPYTWSLNAGSEGLPAGLSLSQDGVISGTATVIGSTSPTFRVQDSAGRSVTKQLTVTITS; encoded by the coding sequence TTGACGATTACCGCGACGGCTCTGCCGCATGGGACGGCAAATCTACCCTATGCCGAAACAGTAGGACCATCGGGAGGCATTTCGCCATACAGCTTGTCAGTGACTCCCGCGCTTCCGGCCAATCTCTCGCTAAATCAAACCACGGGTATTATTACAGGAACGCCCGTCGCTCAAAGTAGCGGGACCTATACCTTCACGTTGCAAGATGCCTCGGTACCTCCACAGTCAGTACAAAAAGCCCTTGCACTGACAATCAACCAGGCGGCAGCCATCCTATCGATTACCACTCCATCGCTCCCCAGCGGGAATGTCGGTCGAGCCTATAGCCAGACTGTCCAAGTTGCCGGCGGGGCTGGTGCGCTGACATGGAGCATCCTTCCCGGTGGCGTACTGCCACAGAACGTAAATCTGAATCCGTCGACCGGTGTAATTTCTGGCACGCCGACGGCGCCAGGCACATCGACTTTCACCGTACGGGTCACCGATACGACAGGGCAAGCTGACCAGCAGGCCTACTCGATTCTTATCAACCCAGCAACTCCGCCGAATATCACGACCATCTTGCTTCCTGGTGGAACAGTCGGACAAGCCTATAACGAAACACTACAAGCGACAGGCGGAACAGGAACCTTAGCTTGGAGCCGCAGTGCTGGATCACTTCCCGTCAATCTCACCTTGAGTTCGAGCGGAGTCATTTCAGGCACTCCGACCAACACGGGCACGGCAACCTTCACCGTGCGAGTGACGGATGCACTATCACAGTCAGATACCCAACAGTTTTCAATCTCCGTCACCACCGCACTGACGATTACAACCACCTCCATAGCGAGCTGCCGAGTTAATCGCAATTGCAATCGGTCATTGGCTGAATCCGGAGGCACAACTCCCTACACATGGAGCCTCAATGCTGGCTCAGAGGGGCTTCCGGCTGGTTTGTCATTGAGCCAGGACGGCGTGATCAGCGGAACCGCTACGGTTATTGGATCAACATCACCGACGTTCAGAGTGCAGGACTCAGCCGGCCGATCCGTCACCAAGCAACTAACGGTCACAATTACGTCCTAA